The Desulfovibrio sp. JC022 genomic sequence ACGATTTTATTTCTTCGCCGGTGAAAATGTGCGCTCCGGCATTTGCGGCTTTTTGCAGAAGGAAGTAATCAAAATCCACCCGGTCCACAAAGCGGAAGGGGATGGATGACTGCGCATCGCGGATATTATGGTCCCGGTAATTGATGGAATATTCGGGCGATTCAAAGTTGATGATTCCTTTTTTTGTAAGGCAATCAACGTCGCAGTTAAATATTTTGTTTAATACTTCAGTAGCCTTATAGGTTAAAAGTCCACCACAAAGTTTTTTTCTGGGGAACTCGGCCTTATCGATCAAAGCTACTTTGAAACCTTTGCCAGCAAGGATACAGGCGGCAGTAGAGCCGGTAGGGCCTCCTCCTGCAATAATTACATCAAATTTACCGGACACATTGACTCCTGAAAAACTGTTCACAACCGGAATATCTGCTTGATTAAGTTATGATTTCATATCGGTTCAAGACCACTTGGGCAAGCAAGACCGTACAAAACTTATCGGAATATGAAAAAAATAGAAGCAATAATTTTTGATTTTGACGGCACATTGGCCGAGTTGAACATTGATTTCGATGAGATGAAGAAAAGATTAAAGGCCTTGGGGAGTGCTTTTCTTCATCCTTTGCCGGAAAATGATGTTCCGGCCCTTGAGTGGGTGGATTTCATAGCCGACTGTCTTTCCGAAGATGACCCGGATCTGGGAAAAGAATTCCATACCCGCTGCCGCTTTTTGATTATCACCATGGAAGTGGAAGCGGCCCGTAACGGAAAGCTTTTTCCGTTCACCTGCGATATCCTTAACGGTTTGCGCGATTCCGGAATCAAAACCGGGATCATCACTCGCAATACCGCTTCAGCCGTGCGGGAACTTGTCCCGGAAATCAACGACATTTCCGGTTGTTTTCTTTCCCGTGAAGATGTTCAAAACGTCAAACCGCACCCGGAGCACTTATTCAAGGCTCTGGAAAAAATCGGGGTGGATGCATCAAACGCACTTATGGTCGGTGATCATCCCATGGATATTGAAACAGGGAAGCGGGCTGGAGCTATGACCGCCGGAGTAGCAACAGGGCGTATGTCCGTAGAAGAACTTCAGAAAGCAGACCCGGATTTCGTAGCTGCAAATTGTGCAGAACTTATGCAACTACTTGAAAAAGAAGGTTTAGTTATAAACAGTTAGTAGTTGGAAATTGTTCAAAACAAAAGGGCGCAGTATCGATGAAGATACTGCGCCCTATGTTTTGAACATATTTATTATGCTAAATAGTAACCAGCTTGTAGTTCCGTGACCCCAGTCCGATCTCTTCGGCATACTTGAGGCCGAAAGAGTCCGGTGTATCCGGGGTGAGGGCTTTGAACTTGTCATCACCCTGACTGAGCCCATCGGGAAGCCTGCTGGGATAAAGCGGCGGTGCCGAGTTGATCATATCCAGAGAGGCCTGATCAATAGCAACAGGGTCGGATGAGATCATAACCCCGAGATCGGGACAGATGGGCGCATCGCTGTAGCCGTGGCAATCACAGTCCGGGGTGATGTTCATAAGAAAGTTGATGTGCATGGCCGGACGTTTGAGCTGGTCCAGAATAGCTTTATTGTACTCGATGAGCCTTTTGGTGAAAATTTCCACATCGCTTTTCCAGTCGATGGAAATGGCACCATATCGACAGGAAAGGAAGCAGCGTCCGCATCCGGTGCATTTACCACCCATTATGATCTTACCGTCATCGTCAAGATCGAGTGCCTTGGCTGCACATTCAGTGATACAGACCCCGCATCCGGTGCACTTTTCAGGATGCAGATGAGGTGCGGTTGAGACATGAACATGCATTTTCCCTTTCTTGGAAGCACAGCCCATGCCGATGTTTTTGATGGCCCCGCCGTATCCGGCCAGCCCGTGTCCTTTGACATGGTTTAGGGTAACCATCATGTCCGTTTCCATGAACATGCCAGCTACGTAGGCTTCAGAAATATGTTTTCCTGCATAAGGGATGGTTGTTTCGTATTCCCCGCGCAGTCCGTCAGCAAACATAACCGGAGCACCGACAATATTGGGATCGTAACCGTGACGGGCAGCAAGTAAGCCATGGGAAACCGATTCTCCGCGGTCACCTACATAAAGGGTGCTGGTATCGGTAAAGAAAGGTTTTGCACCTGCTTTTTTCAGGAAATCCACGATGGGACGCAGGTTTAGGGCGTTCAGGTATCCGGTATTACCGCTTTCCCCGAAATGGACTTTCAGGGCCACCAGATTGCCCGGATCAATGATGGCGTTCAAGCCGGACTGCTTGAGCAGTTTTTTCATTCTTAAGGCGTGTGGAGATTTACGTGTGGTGCGTAAATTCCAAAAATATACTTTAGACATATCACTTCCCCTTATGTTGCCGAAAATGTGTAAGAGCTTTCCCTGACTGCTTTTAGCGGCATTAAAGTATAGCCTACTTTAAAGATTGTCTATTTTAAAGAGTAGTCTTGCAGTTAAAAATTATGCAAAAATGAGCGGGTAGCTTTCAGCTTCCAGTTGATTTATAAAGCTAGGAGCAAATGATGTTGGTTAGAAGAGAAATAGAATATTCAGGAGCTTGAAAATGCATTTACTGAAAAGGGTTTTGGTAACTGGCGGAGCCGGATTTCTGGGGGCGCACCTTTGTGAACGGCTGCTTGATGAGGGCTGTGATGTTATCTGTGTTGATAACTTTTTTACCGGGACAAAATCAAACGTTACCCATTTGCTTGGCAATCCTAATTTTGAAATAATTCGCCATGATGTAACTTTTCCGCTCTATCTGGAAATTGATGAAATTTATAATCTGGCCTGCCCTGCTTCACCTATTCACTACCAGCATGATCCGGTGCAGACCACCAAGACTTCCGTACACGGTGCAATCAACATGCTCGGCCTAGCCAAGCGTACCAGAGCGAAAATTTTTCAGGCATCAACATCCGAAGTCTACGGTGACCCGCAAGTGCATCCTCAGCCGGAAAGTTACGTTGGCAGCGTAAATCCCATCGGCCCTCGCTCCTGTTACGATGAGGGTAAACGTTGCGCTGAAACCCTGTTTTTCGATTACTACCGTCAGCATCGGGTGAATATTAAAGTTGCCCGCATCTTCAATACCTATGGTCCAAAAATGCATCCCAATGATGGTCGTGTGGTTTCAAACTTTATCACTCAAGCCCTGCTCGGCAAATCGATCACCATTTACGGAGACGGCTCCCAGACCCGTTCATTTTGCTATGTCGATGACATGATAGAAGGGTTTCTCTCCCTGATGGATACACCGGACGAAGTGACAGGTCCCATGAACCTCGGTAACCCGACAGAATTTTCAATCCGCGAGCTGGCTGAGAAAGTAATTGAACTCACCGGATCAAAATCAGAACTTATCTACAAGCCGCTGCCCGGAGATGATCCCAAGCAGCGCAAGCCCGATATTACCAAAGCGAAAGAATTAGGTTGGGCACCGACCATTCAGCTGGAAAAAGGTCTGGTCAGTACAATTGAATATTTTAAGACTCTGGATTTAGAAGCAATATTTCAGAAGTAGATGCTGGAAGACCGGAGGCATAAAAACAAGACGGGCGGCCTGTTTGTGGTTAACAGGTCGCCCGTCTTGGCAATCTTAAGAATCTCATCAATCCGGGTTCATCCACAACCCGGATATTCGGGAGGTTTTACCCCTTTCAGGAAAAGGGTTTAAAACCGACAGCGGAAACATCCAGAACCGCTGCCGGCCTTTAATACTGTAATTAGGTCAGCATCCTAGGATAAACCCTTAGATACCGCACTTAGCCATGTAGTCGATCAGGTCGGCCAGACGGCAGGAGTAACCCCATTCGTTGTCGTACCATGCGTAAACCTTGGCAAGGTTACCGCCCTGTACAACGGTGAAATCCGCTTCGACGATACCGGAACGGGGATCGGCGAGGAAATCGGAGGAAACAAGAGGAGCTTCAGAGTAGCCCATGATTCCGTTGAGTTCACCTTCAGCAGCCGCTTTCAGGGTAGCCTTGAGTTCTTCGGTGGTTGTGTCTTTCTTAAGCACAGCAACGAAGTCAACAAGGGAAACGGTAGGTGTTGGTACACGCACGGAGTAACCTTCGAAACGGCCTGCCATTTCGGGGATTACCAGAGCAACAGCTTTGGCCGCACCGGTGGAGGTGGGGATCATGTTGCAAGCAGCAGCACGGGCGCGACGCAGGTCCTTATGGGGCTGGTCGAGAATGCGCTGATCGTTGGTGTACGCGTGAACAGTGGTCATCACACCTTTATCAATACCGAACTTCTCGTGCATGGTCTTAACGATAGGCGCGAGGCAGTTAGTGGTACAAGACGCGTTGGAAATAATGGTGTGCTTTGCAGGATCGTAGTCCTTGTGGTTAACACCCATTACAACAGTGATGTCTTCTTCCTTTGCAGGAGCGGAGATAACAACTTTTTTTGCGCCGCCTTCAAGGTGCTGGGCAGCGGTAGGACCGGTTCTGAAAATACCGGTACACTCGATAACGATATCTACACCGCACTCACCCCAGGGGATGCGGCGGGGATCACGTTCTGCGAAGTTTTTGATGGTGTAGTCGGAACCGATGTACATGGTGGTTCCTTCTACTTTTACTTCTGCGGGAAATTTACCGTAGTTGGTGTCGCGTGCAAAAAGAGCGGAGTTTGTTTCAATATCGAAAAGGTCGTTGATAGCAACAACTTCAACAGTGTCGCGATGTCTTTCCCAGATGGTCTTAAGAACCTGACGGCCGATACGGCCGAAACCGTTAATACCTACTTTTACTTTACTCATTATAAATTCCTTATATTCACACGTCTTACAGATCGTCGACGCGGTAGATGTAATCGTTTGCCAGTTCGCTTGCACGCTTCAGTGCGCTGTACATGCGGGCATTTTCAAGAGCGAGACCGGAGAGGTCGGCAACGCATTTGAGAAAGTCCAGTTCTTCTTCGGAAAATTCGCGGAGCTCAGCGGAGTATACGCGCAGAACACCGATTACTTTTTCGCCGCGTGCAGTCAGAGGAACAACTACCAGAGAGCAAAGACCTTCTTCAGCAGCCTGCTCGGGATACTGGAAACGGTCATCCTTTCTTACATCGGGAATGGATACGATCTTACCTTCAAGAACTTCCTGATCCAGACGGCTCTTGGAAACCTCAACAGGACCTTTCTTTTCGTAACGTTCGCTCAGACCGTAGGATGCGTCCGCTTTAAGGGTTTCACCCTTGCGGTCGAGAAGTCTGATAAAACAACCTTTCAGTTCCATTTCAGTTGCCACTTTCTCGGCAATGCTGTGCAGAACTTTTTCAGGTTCCAGGCTGGAGTTAACAGCTCTGGTGATTTCAAAAATTGCTTTGTAGAGTCTGGTTACACCCATTTCTCATACCTGCCTTGTTTATGTTTAACCGAAAGGACCGCTAAAAGGGCGGACCTGCGTATCAAGTTCTGGGTTAAATGCTTTCTAACAGATTTGAAAACATTTTGCATGTAAAAAATGACCACTTTCTTACATTTTTATGTTTTTTGCACCTAAACGATTTTCGTTTATGAAAATTTTGTTCGCTTTTGTTGTGAATCACAACCCCGCAGTTATTTATAAATTAAATAAAATTAAAGACCTTGAAAGCATTGCAGATTCGCAATTTCACATCAAGTACGATTAGAAAATTTATTCAATAAAAAAACTGATCCGGGCAAGGGAGAACTGAATTGAGATAGGTTCGGTTTAGAAATACCAACAAGAACCCGGAAATGAGACAGGTTCAATAATAACAGAATCCACCCTGACAGCAACCAATAAAGGTACAAACAGGGCTCGGAAATGAAGTTCGATGAAAAGCGGCAGTTAAGAGGTAGCCTTGCGCAAACCGCTGAGAAAACGTGAACGAAGCGTATCGCTCATCAATCTTTTTTTTACCGGGGAAAGTTTAAGGAATCCGCCCAGCAGGGAACGCATGAAGTCCTCGCTACGGCTGTTTGGGTTATCAAAAATAAGGTTCTGCAAAGTGCCGCGCTCAAGAGTTTGCAGGATAACCCGCTCAAAGCTGTCTTCAGGGTGGATGACCCGCTGTTCGCGTTTATCCATTTGCAAGGCATCGGTGGGACATTTAAGGGCGCAGACTCCGCAGCCAAGACAGATCTCTTTGTTTATTTCAGCATATCGGCGTGGTTTATCTGATCCGGGGACAGTTTCTTTATGAATGCTGATCGCATCAACAGGACAGGCCCGTGCGCACTTGCCGCAGCCGTTACAGTCGGCAAGATCAACCTCAGCAATAAAAGTAGAGGAGACAACGATTCCCGGATAGCCGGAATATTTAATCCCGTTCATTAAATTACAACAACATCCGCAGCAATGGCAGAAGAACCCGGCATTCTCGCGCACGTTATCTGTAGTCAGAGTAAAGCCGAGTTCCCTTGAGCGGGCCATGATATCGTCCATTTCCGAACGGCAAATCTCGCGCGCAAAATTGTTGCGAATCAGGAAATCGGCGGCTTCGCCCATAGAGGTACAGGTTTCAAGATCGATTCCGCACTTCTGCTCCCCGAGGTGCATTTTCTCGTGGCGGCAGGAACAAAGGCTGACCGCAAACCTGTCTTGCTGCCCTACCAGCGCGGAAGCTTTTTCGTAATCAAGTACTTCCACGTGATCCACATTGCGGATAGTGCCTTCATGGGGCAATGCACGCATGATGGAGACCTGTTCATTGTTGCCGAAATTGGCCTCAAAAAACGACTTGTCCCCGAACATGTAATTATTGAACAGTTCGGCCCATTTGGCGGAATCAAGCTCGCCCTTGGTGCGCATCATGGTGAATTCGAAAAAGCCGATCACAAAAGGGCTTATCATATAAAGATAGCGGTCCTGCTCCCACAGGTCACAGACCAGACCTTTATTGCACATGGATTCGAGCATGGGACGCAGCGCATTCCCGCTCATTCCGGTCAACTTTGAAATTCGTTCAATTGAAGATGGGCGGTAAGGCATACGTACAATAAGTTCCGCTTCCGCAGGAGAATAAAGGGCCTTAAGCATTTCACGCATGGAATCGGACCACGGCATACGCACGGTAGTTCCGTCCACTTTATCACCCAGTTGGCGGTAGATATCTTTTCCGATGATGTGTCCCATGAATCACTCAACTACATTCACTGATCAGTATTAGCAATTAGTTTGAGACGATTCATCAATCTCATAACCAAGTTCTTTAATTGATCTAATAACTTCTTCATGGGGAATCCCTTCCCCTCTATTTAACTCATCCAACCCTTTTTGCACCTCAGACCTAAACCAGACATCATACTCAAGTCTCTCAATGGAATTCTCGTCGAAATCGGTGTTTACGATTTTCTGCATACATTCCTCCGTAATGTACTAATTACATATAAAGAAAACATACAAAAAGTGCTAATTGAAAAATATTTCCCGCAAAATCCCAAGCCCCTTACGCAACTGGGCAATATCCTTGGGACCACTCAGGGAAAGCCTGATATTGGCTGGAACAGGGCCACCACCCACGGCGAATTTCTCAGCTCCGAAAATATTTAGCCCCGCTTCACGGGCGCGCTGCTCAACCATGTACCCTTTCCACGGCTTGGGCAGGGAAAGCCAAAGAAAAAATCCGGATGGATTCGCCCCAAGCCCCATGCCGTCCAGCAGATCCTTAACCGCATCAAACCGACGCCTCGCGGCCTGTCGTTTGAGCTTGACGGTGATGTCAGCGGTGCCGTCCTGAATCCATTGCGAAATAAGTTCAACATTGAGCGGAGGAGTCATCCACACGGAATTGAGTATGGCGTGGGCCAATGCTTTGAACCGCTCCCCCTGCGCAACCATAAAGGCCACCCTCAGCCCCACGGCTATGGATTTGGAAAGTCCGGCAATAAACACGCTTCGCTCCGGGGCAAAGGATGTAACCGGAGGCAGGTCACTTTCCACGGTCAGTGCGTAGGCGTCATCTTCAATGATGGTCAGATCATGATTGCAGCAGATCATGGCAATCTGCTCCCGCCTCTCCACAGACATGCAACCGGAAGTCGGATTCTGCACTCCGGGCATGAGCGAAACGCCGTTGATTTTTTCCCGGCGGCAGATTCTGTCCAATTGTTCAGGAATCATGCCCTGATCATCCATGGGAACAGGAACCAGGCGGATACCGAGCATATTGGCAAGAGTCTTCATACCCGGATAGATAAGTGCGTCAGTGGCAATACGGTCCCCGGCCCGGAACAGACTGCTCAGGCAGCAGGTCAATGCATGCTGCGCACCGGAGCAGACCAGCACATCCCCCGCCGAAGCATCCAACCTATACCGCTTGGCCCACTGCGCCCCAACTTCACGATGCTCCGGCAAGCCCTGCGGATCGGTGTAACGTAGAAAGGCATTCAGATTGCGGCGGCGGGTCAACCGCTTCATACCGTCCTGAATGTCCGGGTCCAGATCATAGAAAGTATTAACCATGCCCAGTTCGATCATGCCCGGTGCATGCGGCTCAAAAGTCACCATTGATGATGACGTGATCGCATCGGAAGCGATGAAAGTCCCGCGACCTACGGTGCCGCTGATAAAGCCCCTTTTTTCAGCCTCGGCGTAACCACGGGTAACTGTGCTCACGTTCATCTTCAGATCATCAGCAAGATCACGGTGGGTGGGCAACTTATCTCCGGGACAGAGTTTCCCGGCATAAACGTCACGCTCAATGGCATCTGCCAGTTGCTTGAACTTGGGCCGCGCACTTCCTTCCAGTTCAGGTATCCATTTTGTCATGCAGACAATGTTTCATTTGACTACATACAATGTCAAGCATATGAATACAATTACGCAATCAAAAACATACAATTCTACCTCAATTTCGAACACGAAGCGGCGAAGCCTATTAAAAGGTTTTGGGATTCTTAAACCCTTTTGCAAAAGGGTTTAAGCTCCCGGAGGGCCGCCGGAGGCATCTTCATGCAAGAAAATTTCTGGGCTTTCCTTATCTTTGTTATTGTCATGACCGGGACTCCCGGTCCGGGCAACATCGCCTCCATGGCTCTTGGTCAGGCTGTGGGCTTCAAACGCTCCATCCCTTTCCTTTCCGGTATAGTCATCGGCGGCATGGTCATGGATATTCTGACTGCCATGGGCCTTGCAGAACTGTTCATGCGCTATCCGCAGGTCTCATCGGTACTTAAGGTCGGCGGCATGATCTACATCCTCTACCTTGCATGGAAGGTCTTGAATATGCAGGCCAATTCGTCCGGGCAGCCCAAGGCATTCAAATTCGTGGAAGGTCTGGCCCTGCATCCGCTGAACCCGAAACATTATGCCATGACCGTCTCTGCCTTCGCCCAATTCGCCGACCCGAACGCAAACAGCTTCATGGAAATTCTGATCTTTGTGGGCACCTTCACCTGCGGAGCGGCCCTCTTCCATTCCCTGTGGTGCTTTGCAGGCGAATCGTTTATGAAAATGCTGCGTTCACCAATGATCCGCCATACAGTTAATATATCTATGGTCGTACTTATGGTCGGAGCTACGGCCTATGCACTTTATAAATAAATTTACCTCCGGCAGGTCTGCGACGCTTTGACTTGATGCGCTATCGCGCTTTTTGATAATCGCATTTCGCCTCCGGCGGCCAAAGGGGATAATCCCCTTTGGAATCCCTAATAGTTTAAATTAGTTATTTTTCGAGAGGACTAATTCTTATGAGTATAAAAATCGGATGGATCGGAACAGGCGTCATGGGATCTTCCATGTGCATGCACCTCATCAAAGCAGGCAATGAAGCTTACGTATACAACCGCACCAAATCCAAAGCTGACCAACTGGTAGCCGAAGGCGCAACTTGGTGCGATTCTCCGGCAGAAGTTGCCAAGCAGGCAGACATCATCTTCACCATTGTCGGTTATCCCATTGACGTGGAACAGACTATCCTCGGTGAAAATGGCGTACTGGCAAATACCGATTCTGGAAAGATCATCGTAGACATGACCACTTCCGAACCCGCCCTTGCACAGCGCATTGCTGAAGAATCCGCAGCCAAAGGCGTAGGCACACTTGATGCCCCGGTTTCCGGCGGCGACCTCGGTGCACGTAATGCGACTCTAGCAATCATGGTCGGCGGTGATCAGAAAACTTTTGATGAAGTAATCCCGCTCTTTGAAATCATGGGCAGCAACATCAAACTCATGGGTAAAGCGGGCGCAGGCCAGCACACAAAGATGTGCAACCAGATCCTCATCGCCGGAACCATGATCGGAACCGTTGAATCCCTGCTCTATGCTCACAAAGCGGGCATGGATCTCAACGAAGTGATCGATGTGATCGGTTCCGGTGCTGCCGGATCATGGTC encodes the following:
- a CDS encoding HAD family hydrolase; the protein is MKKIEAIIFDFDGTLAELNIDFDEMKKRLKALGSAFLHPLPENDVPALEWVDFIADCLSEDDPDLGKEFHTRCRFLIITMEVEAARNGKLFPFTCDILNGLRDSGIKTGIITRNTASAVRELVPEINDISGCFLSREDVQNVKPHPEHLFKALEKIGVDASNALMVGDHPMDIETGKRAGAMTAGVATGRMSVEELQKADPDFVAANCAELMQLLEKEGLVINS
- a CDS encoding DUF362 domain-containing protein is translated as MSKVYFWNLRTTRKSPHALRMKKLLKQSGLNAIIDPGNLVALKVHFGESGNTGYLNALNLRPIVDFLKKAGAKPFFTDTSTLYVGDRGESVSHGLLAARHGYDPNIVGAPVMFADGLRGEYETTIPYAGKHISEAYVAGMFMETDMMVTLNHVKGHGLAGYGGAIKNIGMGCASKKGKMHVHVSTAPHLHPEKCTGCGVCITECAAKALDLDDDGKIIMGGKCTGCGRCFLSCRYGAISIDWKSDVEIFTKRLIEYNKAILDQLKRPAMHINFLMNITPDCDCHGYSDAPICPDLGVMISSDPVAIDQASLDMINSAPPLYPSRLPDGLSQGDDKFKALTPDTPDSFGLKYAEEIGLGSRNYKLVTI
- a CDS encoding UDP-glucuronic acid decarboxylase family protein, producing the protein MHLLKRVLVTGGAGFLGAHLCERLLDEGCDVICVDNFFTGTKSNVTHLLGNPNFEIIRHDVTFPLYLEIDEIYNLACPASPIHYQHDPVQTTKTSVHGAINMLGLAKRTRAKIFQASTSEVYGDPQVHPQPESYVGSVNPIGPRSCYDEGKRCAETLFFDYYRQHRVNIKVARIFNTYGPKMHPNDGRVVSNFITQALLGKSITIYGDGSQTRSFCYVDDMIEGFLSLMDTPDEVTGPMNLGNPTEFSIRELAEKVIELTGSKSELIYKPLPGDDPKQRKPDITKAKELGWAPTIQLEKGLVSTIEYFKTLDLEAIFQK
- the gap gene encoding type I glyceraldehyde-3-phosphate dehydrogenase — protein: MSKVKVGINGFGRIGRQVLKTIWERHRDTVEVVAINDLFDIETNSALFARDTNYGKFPAEVKVEGTTMYIGSDYTIKNFAERDPRRIPWGECGVDIVIECTGIFRTGPTAAQHLEGGAKKVVISAPAKEEDITVVMGVNHKDYDPAKHTIISNASCTTNCLAPIVKTMHEKFGIDKGVMTTVHAYTNDQRILDQPHKDLRRARAAACNMIPTSTGAAKAVALVIPEMAGRFEGYSVRVPTPTVSLVDFVAVLKKDTTTEELKATLKAAAEGELNGIMGYSEAPLVSSDFLADPRSGIVEADFTVVQGGNLAKVYAWYDNEWGYSCRLADLIDYMAKCGI
- a CDS encoding GAF domain-containing protein; amino-acid sequence: MGVTRLYKAIFEITRAVNSSLEPEKVLHSIAEKVATEMELKGCFIRLLDRKGETLKADASYGLSERYEKKGPVEVSKSRLDQEVLEGKIVSIPDVRKDDRFQYPEQAAEEGLCSLVVVPLTARGEKVIGVLRVYSAELREFSEEELDFLKCVADLSGLALENARMYSALKRASELANDYIYRVDDL
- a CDS encoding ATP-binding protein; translation: MGHIIGKDIYRQLGDKVDGTTVRMPWSDSMREMLKALYSPAEAELIVRMPYRPSSIERISKLTGMSGNALRPMLESMCNKGLVCDLWEQDRYLYMISPFVIGFFEFTMMRTKGELDSAKWAELFNNYMFGDKSFFEANFGNNEQVSIMRALPHEGTIRNVDHVEVLDYEKASALVGQQDRFAVSLCSCRHEKMHLGEQKCGIDLETCTSMGEAADFLIRNNFAREICRSEMDDIMARSRELGFTLTTDNVRENAGFFCHCCGCCCNLMNGIKYSGYPGIVVSSTFIAEVDLADCNGCGKCARACPVDAISIHKETVPGSDKPRRYAEINKEICLGCGVCALKCPTDALQMDKREQRVIHPEDSFERVILQTLERGTLQNLIFDNPNSRSEDFMRSLLGGFLKLSPVKKRLMSDTLRSRFLSGLRKATS
- a CDS encoding PLP-dependent aminotransferase family protein codes for the protein MTKWIPELEGSARPKFKQLADAIERDVYAGKLCPGDKLPTHRDLADDLKMNVSTVTRGYAEAEKRGFISGTVGRGTFIASDAITSSSMVTFEPHAPGMIELGMVNTFYDLDPDIQDGMKRLTRRRNLNAFLRYTDPQGLPEHREVGAQWAKRYRLDASAGDVLVCSGAQHALTCCLSSLFRAGDRIATDALIYPGMKTLANMLGIRLVPVPMDDQGMIPEQLDRICRREKINGVSLMPGVQNPTSGCMSVERREQIAMICCNHDLTIIEDDAYALTVESDLPPVTSFAPERSVFIAGLSKSIAVGLRVAFMVAQGERFKALAHAILNSVWMTPPLNVELISQWIQDGTADITVKLKRQAARRRFDAVKDLLDGMGLGANPSGFFLWLSLPKPWKGYMVEQRAREAGLNIFGAEKFAVGGGPVPANIRLSLSGPKDIAQLRKGLGILREIFFN
- a CDS encoding LysE family translocator, whose protein sequence is MQENFWAFLIFVIVMTGTPGPGNIASMALGQAVGFKRSIPFLSGIVIGGMVMDILTAMGLAELFMRYPQVSSVLKVGGMIYILYLAWKVLNMQANSSGQPKAFKFVEGLALHPLNPKHYAMTVSAFAQFADPNANSFMEILIFVGTFTCGAALFHSLWCFAGESFMKMLRSPMIRHTVNISMVVLMVGATAYALYK
- a CDS encoding NAD(P)-dependent oxidoreductase; this encodes MSIKIGWIGTGVMGSSMCMHLIKAGNEAYVYNRTKSKADQLVAEGATWCDSPAEVAKQADIIFTIVGYPIDVEQTILGENGVLANTDSGKIIVDMTTSEPALAQRIAEESAAKGVGTLDAPVSGGDLGARNATLAIMVGGDQKTFDEVIPLFEIMGSNIKLMGKAGAGQHTKMCNQILIAGTMIGTVESLLYAHKAGMDLNEVIDVIGSGAAGSWSINNLGRRIADDDFNPGFFIKHFVKDMGIALDEAKRMNLSLPGLALVNQFYISAMALGYDELGTQALYKVLEKMNGK